One part of the Lotus japonicus ecotype B-129 chromosome 2, LjGifu_v1.2 genome encodes these proteins:
- the LOC130738360 gene encoding zinc finger CCCH domain-containing protein 48-like translates to MDVDGGSKRVYHRLGGPGGDARNQKVCFYWQAGKCDRHPCPYLHSEVVPPHSNSNGTSSKRPHGYADNSSFSGPRRSQNFSTWGPGGGRGGGRGGAGRGGGVGGGRGVVVKADKVCNYWAQGSCSYGERCKFLHSWSLGDGFSLLTQLDGHTKVVSGIAMPSGSDKLYTGSTDETVRIWDCQSGKCIAVITLGGEVGCMISEGPWVFVGIPNFVKAWNSQNSMELSLDGPVGQVYALVVTNDLLFAGTQDGSILVWKFNVVTNCFEPAASLKGHSRGVVSLFVGANRLYSGSMDNTIRVWNLETLQCLQTLTEHTSVVMSVLCWDQFLLSCSLDKTVKIWVATESGNLEETYSHNEEHGIVTLCGMHDSQGKPILLCSCNDNTVRLYDLPSFAERGKIFTKQEVRAIQTGPSGIFFTGDGTGQVKVWNWITDPTAALQ, encoded by the exons ATGGACGTTGACGGTGGTAGTAAGCGCGTGTACCACAGGCTCGGTGGGCCCGGTGGAGACGCGAGGAACCAGAAAGTGTGTTTTTATTGGCAAGCGGGCAAGTGTGATCGTCACCCGTGCCCGTATCTGCATAGCGAGGTGGTGCCTCCTCATTCCAATTCCAATGGTACTTCCTCCAAGAGGCCTCATGGGTATGCTGATAATTCGAGCTTCTCGGGGCCGCGGCGGAGCCAGAATTTTAGTACCTGGGGTCCTGGTGGTGGCCGCGGCGGCGGACGTGGTGGTGCTGGACGTGGAGGGGGAGTTGGTGGTGGGAGGGGAGTGGTTGTCAAGGCTGATAAAGTTTGTAATTATTGGGCTCAAGGGAGCTGTAGTTATGGAGAGAGGTGTAAGTTCCTTCACTCTTGGAGTTTAGGTGATGGGTTTTCTTTGTTGACACAGCTTGATGGGCATACCAAG GTTGTGAGTGGCATTGCCATGCCGTCTGGTTCTGATAAGCTTTATACTGGAAGTACGGATGAGACCGTAAGGATTTGGGACTGTCAGTCTGGAAAG TGTATAGCTGTGATCACTCTTGGTGGTGAAGTAGGTTGTATGATCAGTGAAGGTCCCTGGGTTTTTGTTGGCATACCCAATTTTGTTAAG GCCTGGAACTCACAAAATTCAATGGAGCTAAGTTTAGATGGCCCGGTTGGGCAAGTTTATGCACTTGTTGTGACTAATGATTTGCTCTTTGCTGGTACGCAG GACGGATCTATATTGGTTTGGAAGTTTAATGTGGTTACCAACTGCTTTGAGCCTGCTGCATCACTTAAAGGACATTCCCGTGGAGTTGTTTCATTATTTGTTGGAGCTAATAGACTTTACTCTGGTTCTATGGACAATACAATAAGA GTCTGGAACCTTGAAACCTTGCAGTGTCTACAGACACTAACAGAGCACACATCTGTTGTGATGTCTGTTCTTTGCTGGGATCAGTTCCTTTTATCTTGTTCATTGGATAAAACAGTAAAG ATATGGGTTGCTACGGAAAGTGGTAACTTGGAGGAGACATATAGCCACAATGAAGAACAT GGCATAGTTACCCTCTGTGGGATGCATGATTCACAAGGCAAGCCCATATTGCTTTGCTCTTGCAATGATAACACTGTGCGGCTCTATGATCTTCCATC ATTTGCAGAGAGAGGTAAGATATTCACAAAACAAGAGGTACGAGCAATTCAGACAGGTCCTAGTGGCATATTCTTCACTGGCGATGGAACTGGTCAAGTTAAAGTGTGGAATTGGATAACGGATCCAACTGCAGCACTCCAATAA